In the Leishmania mexicana MHOM/GT/2001/U1103 complete genome, chromosome 31 genome, one interval contains:
- a CDS encoding putative RNA-binding protein, translated as MAKSTVKRKATPSSLRKKKAQQRIRKQIRTKLQKKKPSWKTALAKVYTGGANTLKDKKKDSRKRVHSGDDDGDDEENTFNFKRDGDDEDGEVQSDVDEEKEERLNQRDPLETQLFLKNLPLDTSEEELMTYFKTHFSAVKRVLLVRNRASKALSGTGFVHCGSAEVAGKIFDYAQQNARELSAVGREDMKAQTESLSHHQAKRLMHKMRTDSFVVRDPFLTMRDTKFTVLRVLSRSDTQEAVSAQQKKKKRTKVAADDPRNLYLLQEGLVLPGSAAAKGLHPRYLQMIEDDYAGRKQQLTNSNYFVSKTRLSVRNLPRTMSENDMRRLFAEQARAYLKKHPEDAEKGKWGKYGPIRNVKLLKDTAGVSRGYGFIEFVNHNVALNTLRMLNNNPTVFGDQRRLMVSFAIENMSAVQKLQRMKELKRARLARGSSNGRASAVSSKAKKSR; from the coding sequence ATGGCCAAGAGCACAGTGAAGCGCAAGGCGACACCGTCGTCCCTCCGCAAAAAGAAGGCGCAACAGCGCATTCGAAAGCAGATACGCACCAAGTTGCAGAAGAAGAAGCCGAGCTGGAAGACGGCACTTGCGAAGGTGTACACGGGCGGGGCCAACACGCTGAAGGACAAGAAGAAGGATAGCCGCAAGCGCGTCCAcagcggtgacgacgacggcgatgacgaggagaACACCTTCAATTTCaagcgcgacggcgatgacgaggatggcgaggTGCAAAGCGATGTcgacgaggagaaggaggagcggctgaaTCAGCGCGACCCGCTCGAGACGCAGTTGTTTCTCAAGAACCTGCCGCTTGATACAagtgaggaggagctgatgaCGTACTTCAAGACCCACTTTAGTGCCGTCAAGCGTGTACTGCTGGTGCGCAACCGTGCGAGCAAGGCGCTCTCCGGTACCGGCTTCGTGCACTGCGGCtctgcggaggtggcgggAAAGATATTCGACTACGCCCAGCAGAACGCGCGTGAGTTGTCGGCGGTAGGACGAGAGGACATGAAGGCGCAGACCGAGAGCCTCTCCCATCACCAAGCGAAGCGGCTCATGCATAAGATGCGCACCGACTCCTTCGTTGTACGCGACCCGTTTCTCACGATGCGCGACACCAAGTTTacggtgctgcgcgtgctATCGAGATCCGACACTCAGGAGGCGGTGAGTGCACagcagaagaagaagaagcgcactAAGGTGGCAGCAGACGATCCGCGCAACTTGTACCTCTTGCAGGAGGGTCTGGTGCTGCCAGgctccgccgcagcgaagGGTCTGCACCCGCGCTACCTGCAGATGATCGAGGACGACTATGCCGGGCGTAAGCAGCAGCTGACCAACAGCAACTACTTTGTTAGCAAGACGCGTCTTAGTGTGCGCAATCTGCCGCGCACCATGTCAGAGAACGACATGCGCCGCCTCTTTGCTGAGCAGGCGCGAGCATACCTGAAGAAGCACCCCGAGGACGCAGAAAAAGGCAAGTGGGGCAAGTACGGCCCCATCCGCAATGTGAAGCTGCTCAAGGACACGGCTGGCGTGTCGCGCGGGTACGGCTTCATCGAGTTTGTGAACCACAACGTAGCCCTCAACACACTCCGCATGCTGAACAACAACCCGACGGTATTCGGCGATCAGCGGCGACTTATGGTCTCCTTCGCTATTGAGAACATGAGCGCAGTGCAGAAGCTCCAGCGCATGAAGGAGCTGAAGCGTGCACGCTTGGCTCGCGGCTCGAGCAACGGCCGCGCGTCTGCCGTGTCGTCGAAGGCAAAGAAAAGCAGATAG
- a CDS encoding proteasome regulatory non-ATP-ase subunit,putative, whose protein sequence is MSSPPPPRNIEADLHKNEEEDPAPEVDDADIPVDPLLTLLYIRHTLTSPWSSSEERETAKAAMMEEMEKHNMAPYIRLVCEALGVPLDESKLAEMDAINAKKVAAFDARLKDAVDNLGDTEVRDVLQAKCDHYARIGDLEMCMKTNEECAAKTLATGPKLDLYFQRIRLGIAFSDNDIAAKGITDAHRLMKDGDWERRNRLRVYEGIYHVFIRDFERGSALLLDSITTFAAGELLTFQDFVFITVVASLPVLSRPELRKRIVYSPEVNRTGVDDVRELVNSIYDCQYNKVFPNLEVVCQHLRKVVYLSPHVSYFFREMRVLIFTQFLDSYSSVTLESMGSAFGIPVPALDSMLCTLISNERIACKVDRVDGSVETYRGDTTNFDYHRIVKSGDLLLNRIQKLSRLVDM, encoded by the coding sequence AAGAGGATCCCGCGCCGGAGGTGGACGATGCCGACATCCCGGTAGACCCACTGCTCACGCTGCTGTATATCCGTCACACGCTGACTTCGCCGTGGAGCTCCTCTgaggagcgagagacggccaaggcggcgatgatggaggagatggagaagcaCAACATGGCACCCTACATCCGCTTAGTCTGCGAGGCTCTCGGGGTCCCGCTCGATGAGTCGAAGCTGGCAGAGATGGACGCCATCAACGCCAAGAAGGTGGCTGCCTTCGACGCGCGGCTGAAGGATGCGGTTGACAACCTCGGCGACACGGAGGTGCGCGATGTGCTACAGGCCAAGTGTGATCACTACGCCCGCATTGGAGACCTCGAGATGTGCATGAAGACGAACGAGGAGTGCGCCGCCAAGACGCTCGCGACAGGCCCGAAGCTGGACCTGTACTTCCAGCGCATTCGTCTCGGCATTGCCTTTTCCGACAACGATATTGCCGCCAAGGGTATCACGGACGCACATCGTCTCATGAAGGACGGCGACTGGGAGCGCCGCAACCGCCTGCGCGTGTACGAGGGCATCTACCACGTGTTTATTCGCGACTTCGAGCGTgggtcggcgctgctgctcgactcCATCACGACGTTTGCGGCTGGCGAGCTGCTGACGTTTCAGGACTTCGTTTTCATTACCGTAGTCGCAAGTCTCCCGGTCCTCAGCCGgccggagctgcgcaagcgTATCGTGTATAGTCCCGAGGTTAACCGCACCGGCGTCGACGATGTGCGGGAGTTGGTGAACTCGATCTACGACTGCCAGTACAACAAGGTGTTCCCCAATCTGGAGGTGGTGTGCCAGCATCTGCGCAAGGTTGTCTACCTCTCTCCGCACGTGAGCTACTTCTTCCGCGAGATGCGGGTGCTCATCTTCACGCAGTTCCTGGATTCATACAGCAGTGTCACGCTGGAGTCGATGGGTTCGGCCTTCGGTATTccggtgccggcgctggaCAGTATGTTGTGCACGCTGATCTCCAACGAGCGCATCGCGTGCAAGGTCGACCGCGTCGACGGCAGTGTCGAGACATACCGCGGCGACACGACGAACTTCGACTACCACCGTATTGTGAAGAGCGGCGACCTGCTGCTGAACCGCATTCAGAAGCTCTCTCGGCTGGTGGACATGTAG